The Blastococcus sp. HT6-4 genome window below encodes:
- the katG gene encoding catalase/peroxidase HPI: MTNEHDKIHTASTTESENPAIPSPTQVTNRRPRTNRDWWPNQIDLGVLNKPSKDSDPLGADFDYKAAFATLDVEELKRDIVQVMRTSQDWWPADWGHYGPLFIRMSWHAAGTYRMADGRGGGGQGGQRFAPLNSWPDNANLDKARRLLLPVKQKYGRKVSWADLLVLAGNVAHDDMGLQTFGFAFGREDTWQPEEIFWGPEDTWLGDERYSGDTPLDLEDGPLANVTMGLIYVNPEGPQGKPDPLASAHDIRVTFSRMGMTDEETVALIAGGHTFGKTHGAGNPELVGPEPEGCPVHGNGLGWISQHGTGKGADTITSGLEGAWTPTPTTWDNTYFEMLFSYEWELTESPAGAKQWKPKNPEAQELVPDAHIEGKKNAPMMATTDLALMADPGFREISERFYNDPEYFADQYARAWFKLLHRDMGPKARYLGPDVPSEDLIWQDPIPAVDHELVGEVDVADLKQRLLSSGLTVSQLVHTAWSAAASYRGTDKRGGANGGRLRLEPQIGWAVNEGVRDVLPVLERVKGEFESQAGKQVSLADLIVLGGTAAVEKAAADAGVQVTVPFSPGRADASQEQTDVDGFRWLEPRADGFRNWIQPGSKLAPETLLVDRAYMLELTPKEMTVLLGGLRVLGANTGGVKHGVFTDRPGVLSQDFFRNLLDLGISWRTSAETEDVYEGLDAEGTVVRTATAADLVFNSNAILRGIVEVYSADDAQEQFVRDFAAAWVKVMELDRYDLR, translated from the coding sequence GTGACCAACGAGCACGACAAGATCCACACCGCGAGCACCACCGAGAGCGAGAACCCGGCGATCCCCTCGCCGACGCAGGTCACCAACCGGCGGCCGCGCACCAACCGCGACTGGTGGCCGAACCAGATCGACCTCGGGGTGCTGAACAAGCCGTCCAAGGACTCCGACCCGCTCGGCGCGGACTTCGACTACAAGGCCGCGTTCGCCACGCTCGACGTCGAGGAGCTCAAGCGCGACATCGTCCAGGTGATGCGCACCTCGCAGGACTGGTGGCCGGCCGACTGGGGGCACTACGGCCCGCTGTTCATCCGCATGTCGTGGCACGCGGCCGGCACCTACCGCATGGCCGACGGCCGCGGCGGCGGTGGCCAGGGCGGGCAGCGCTTCGCCCCGCTCAACAGCTGGCCGGACAACGCCAACCTCGACAAGGCGCGGCGCCTGCTGCTGCCGGTCAAGCAGAAGTACGGCCGCAAGGTCTCCTGGGCCGACCTGCTCGTGCTCGCCGGCAACGTCGCGCACGACGACATGGGCCTCCAGACCTTCGGCTTCGCCTTCGGCCGCGAGGACACCTGGCAGCCCGAGGAGATCTTCTGGGGCCCGGAGGACACCTGGCTCGGCGACGAGCGCTACAGCGGCGACACCCCCCTCGACCTCGAGGACGGCCCCCTCGCCAACGTGACCATGGGGCTGATCTACGTCAACCCCGAGGGCCCGCAGGGCAAGCCGGACCCGCTCGCGTCCGCGCACGACATCCGCGTCACCTTCAGCCGCATGGGGATGACCGACGAGGAGACCGTCGCCCTCATCGCCGGCGGCCACACGTTCGGCAAGACGCACGGCGCCGGCAACCCCGAGCTCGTCGGCCCGGAGCCGGAGGGCTGCCCGGTGCACGGCAACGGCCTCGGGTGGATCAGCCAGCACGGCACCGGCAAGGGCGCCGACACCATCACCAGCGGTCTCGAGGGCGCCTGGACCCCCACGCCCACCACGTGGGACAACACCTACTTCGAGATGCTGTTCAGCTACGAGTGGGAGCTCACCGAGAGCCCGGCCGGCGCCAAGCAGTGGAAGCCGAAGAACCCCGAGGCGCAGGAGCTCGTCCCCGACGCGCACATCGAGGGCAAGAAGAACGCGCCGATGATGGCCACGACCGACCTCGCGCTCATGGCCGACCCCGGGTTCCGCGAGATCTCGGAGCGCTTCTACAACGACCCCGAGTACTTCGCCGACCAGTACGCCCGCGCCTGGTTCAAGCTGCTGCACCGTGACATGGGTCCGAAGGCCCGCTACCTCGGTCCGGACGTGCCGAGCGAGGACCTGATCTGGCAGGACCCGATCCCGGCCGTCGACCACGAGCTCGTGGGCGAGGTCGACGTCGCCGACCTGAAGCAGCGCCTGCTCTCCTCCGGCCTGACCGTCTCGCAGCTGGTGCACACGGCCTGGTCCGCCGCCGCGTCGTACCGCGGCACCGACAAGCGTGGTGGCGCCAACGGCGGCCGCCTGCGGCTCGAGCCCCAGATCGGCTGGGCGGTCAACGAGGGCGTCCGCGACGTGCTGCCGGTGCTCGAGCGGGTGAAGGGTGAGTTCGAGTCGCAGGCCGGCAAGCAGGTCTCGCTCGCCGACCTCATCGTCCTCGGCGGCACCGCCGCGGTGGAGAAGGCCGCTGCCGACGCCGGCGTCCAGGTGACGGTGCCCTTCTCCCCGGGCCGCGCCGACGCCTCGCAGGAGCAGACCGACGTCGACGGGTTCCGCTGGCTCGAGCCCCGGGCGGACGGCTTCCGCAACTGGATCCAGCCGGGCAGCAAGCTCGCCCCCGAGACGCTGCTGGTCGACCGCGCCTACATGCTCGAGCTCACGCCGAAGGAGATGACGGTGCTGCTCGGCGGGCTGCGGGTGCTCGGCGCGAACACCGGCGGGGTGAAGCACGGCGTGTTCACCGACCGGCCGGGCGTGCTGTCGCAGGACTTCTTCCGCAACCTGCTCGACCTCGGCATCTCGTGGCGCACGTCGGCCGAGACGGAGGACGTGTACGAGGGCCTGGACGCCGAGGGCACCGTCGTGCGGACGGCCACCGCGGCCGACCTCGTGTTCAACTCGAACGCGATCCTGCGCGGCATCGTCGAGGTCTACTCGGCCGACGACGCCCAGGAGCAGTTCGTGCGGGACTTCGCCGCCGCCTGGGTCAAGGTCATGGAGCTCGACCGCTACGACCTGCGGTAA
- a CDS encoding 3-deoxy-7-phosphoheptulonate synthase, with protein MTQQETLPTDQVLASAERIADRLLDVQRRVNAQMDAVQAELLPEVRRQLGLRDADPVDLSGLVNTRIAGLDVVVTPEAVATVLPISAASAATTRAGRRAMTDIVTGADGRLAVIAGPCSIHDPAATLEYAEFLRRMRERHAADLEIVMRTYTEKPRTEVDWKGFAYDPYLDGSNRISVGLVATRMLMSRITALGVPVAAEPLNALTPQYVDGLVTYNGVGARNVTDQTARERVSGFSAVVGFKNSPEGSIDAAIQAVIAARAAHEFLGVDRHGMTAQLSTTGNETGHVILRGDKDGPNYSAAHVADTTARLRKRGLPAVLVVDASHGNSQKNHLRQIDVVHDLAGQIAAGEAAIRGVMLESNLVAGRQDLDQRNPGGLRYGLSVTDACVDLDTTEAMLAELADAARARRGAGGHGPGS; from the coding sequence ATGACGCAGCAGGAGACCCTCCCCACCGACCAGGTGCTGGCCTCGGCGGAGCGGATCGCCGATCGCCTGCTGGACGTGCAGCGCCGCGTGAACGCGCAGATGGACGCGGTGCAGGCGGAATTGCTCCCCGAGGTCCGGCGGCAGCTCGGCCTCCGGGATGCCGACCCGGTCGACCTGTCCGGGCTGGTGAACACGCGGATCGCCGGGCTCGACGTCGTCGTCACCCCCGAGGCGGTCGCCACCGTCCTGCCGATCTCGGCCGCCTCCGCCGCCACGACGCGGGCGGGCCGGCGGGCGATGACCGACATCGTCACCGGCGCCGACGGCCGGCTGGCCGTCATCGCCGGCCCCTGCTCGATCCACGACCCGGCCGCCACGCTCGAGTACGCCGAGTTCCTCCGTCGCATGCGCGAGCGGCACGCGGCCGACCTCGAGATCGTCATGCGCACCTACACGGAGAAACCCCGGACCGAGGTGGACTGGAAGGGGTTTGCCTACGACCCCTACCTCGACGGCTCCAACCGGATCAGCGTCGGCCTGGTCGCGACGCGGATGCTGATGAGCCGCATCACCGCCCTCGGGGTGCCGGTGGCCGCCGAACCGCTGAACGCCCTCACGCCGCAGTACGTCGACGGGCTGGTCACCTACAACGGTGTCGGCGCGCGCAACGTCACCGACCAGACCGCCCGGGAGCGCGTCTCGGGGTTCTCCGCCGTCGTCGGCTTCAAGAACTCACCGGAGGGCAGCATCGACGCCGCGATCCAGGCGGTCATCGCCGCACGGGCCGCGCACGAGTTCCTCGGCGTCGACCGGCACGGGATGACGGCGCAGCTCTCGACCACCGGCAACGAGACCGGCCACGTCATCCTCCGCGGGGACAAGGACGGCCCGAACTACTCCGCGGCGCACGTCGCGGACACCACGGCGAGGCTGCGGAAGCGCGGTCTGCCGGCGGTGCTCGTGGTCGACGCCTCCCACGGCAACAGCCAGAAGAACCACCTGCGCCAGATCGACGTGGTGCACGACCTGGCCGGTCAGATCGCGGCGGGGGAGGCGGCCATCCGCGGCGTGATGCTGGAGAGCAACCTCGTCGCCGGGCGGCAGGACCTGGACCAGCGAAATCCCGGCGGGCTGCGGTACGGGTTGAGCGTCACCGACGCCTGCGTCGACCTCGACACGACCGAGGCGATGCTGGCCGAGCTGGCCGACGCCGCACGCGCGCGGCGGGGCGCCGGCGGACACGGTCCGGGCAGCTGA
- a CDS encoding Fur family transcriptional regulator, whose translation MTDPAALERDLRAAGLRVTRPRLAVLDAVHAHPHLDTEALIGVTRTRLGAVSHQAVYDVLRVLTDSGLVRRIQPQGSVARYEARVGDNHHHLVCRDCGAIVDVDCAVGAAPCLTPSDDVGYTVDEAEVVFWGRCPSCAAA comes from the coding sequence GTGACCGACCCCGCGGCTCTCGAACGCGACCTGCGCGCCGCGGGCCTCCGCGTCACCCGCCCGCGCCTGGCGGTGCTGGACGCCGTGCACGCGCACCCGCACCTCGACACCGAGGCGCTCATCGGCGTCACGCGCACGCGCCTGGGCGCCGTCTCGCACCAGGCGGTCTACGACGTGCTGCGGGTGCTCACCGACAGCGGCCTCGTCCGGCGCATCCAGCCGCAGGGGTCGGTCGCCCGCTACGAGGCCCGCGTGGGCGACAACCACCACCACCTGGTCTGCCGGGACTGCGGCGCCATCGTCGACGTCGACTGCGCCGTCGGCGCCGCCCCGTGCCTCACCCCCTCCGACGACGTCGGCTACACCGTCGACGAGGCCGAGGTCGTCTTCTGGGGCCGCTGCCCCAGCTGCGCGGCTGCCTGA
- a CDS encoding dihydrofolate reductase family protein, with translation MTRTVYYTATTLDGFIATEEHSLDWLLTRQADHEGPFGYQDFEKRIGALAMGANTYTWVQQHGGADWSYRAPTWVFTHRDLGGYPGADIRFTSAGAAEVHGEMVAAAGDRDVWVVGGGDLAGQFADAGLLDEIVVSIAPCTIGSGAPLLPRRLELVRTEWAVNGEFVCVRYDVVKG, from the coding sequence ATGACCCGCACCGTCTACTACACCGCCACCACCCTCGACGGCTTCATCGCCACGGAGGAGCACTCCCTGGACTGGCTGCTCACCCGCCAGGCCGACCACGAGGGGCCGTTCGGCTACCAGGACTTCGAGAAGCGGATCGGTGCGCTGGCGATGGGCGCGAACACCTACACGTGGGTCCAGCAGCACGGCGGCGCCGACTGGTCCTACCGCGCGCCCACCTGGGTGTTCACCCACCGCGACCTGGGCGGCTACCCGGGTGCGGACATCCGCTTCACGTCGGCGGGGGCCGCGGAGGTGCACGGGGAGATGGTCGCCGCGGCCGGCGACCGCGACGTCTGGGTCGTCGGCGGCGGCGACCTCGCGGGCCAGTTCGCGGACGCGGGCCTGCTCGACGAGATCGTCGTCTCCATCGCGCCGTGCACGATCGGGTCCGGGGCGCCGCTGCTGCCCCGCCGGCTGGAGCTGGTCCGCACGGAGTGGGCGGTCAACGGCGAGTTCGTCTGCGTCCGCTACGACGTGGTCAAGGGCTGA